In Synchiropus splendidus isolate RoL2022-P1 chromosome 7, RoL_Sspl_1.0, whole genome shotgun sequence, the genomic window GTTTATGTGTAATAACCATGCCTCTTGTGAACGTTTGTCTTGACTCCAGGTGTCGAAGACTCTGCCGGCCGCTTGCATCGGGGTCaaccacctccacacacacagaccatgGCTGCAGAAGACAGGTGACAGAGCAAAACATGAGCGCTGACTAGAAAGCCTTCGACTTTTGCATTTGTTTCTGGAGGTCATGGATGACACTGAAGTTTTAAAGCCCGTACAGCTCTTTGCCAACTGAGATAGATACAAGCTTGCATTCAGAGGCATTCAAAACTGTTCACATGCCACCTAAATCATCTCAAAATCTCATTTAAACAATAATATGCcacaaataaatatagaaaagaAATGTAACAAATTTATGTTGAGTGTTGTACAGATGAATACTCAGATGTCAGTCTGTTCTATTTTTAATAATGTaaacattctaatgtttgaaGTTTATAGTATCCTGACTGCTGCTGTAGCCTGTAATTATGATATTGCAAAGGTTGTGAATTACCACATCTTAACGTCTTCGTTACGTTTCAAATTGTCTTTCTTTCGGACTTAAATGGGTCGATACAGTGACTCCTGACATTTTTAATTGATGTCCACAATGGCGTTTCCTGACAGGCACAGCTGAGGTCTCCTCAATTCTGGAGGAGAAGATCTTGGGAGCTGACACTTCAGCTGACCTGGAGGAGACTGGTCGTGTGCTGTCCATTGGTGATGGTATTGCCAGAGTGTACGGCCTGAGAAATGTCCAGGCAGAGGAGATGGTGGAATTTTCCTCTGGACTGAAGGTACGTTAACACAGGTTTCCACATCCAACCATACAGATATGAATATGGCTCCTAATTAAAATGACCAGGTGTTGGgggaaattaaaatatttttgggtAATCTGGGATGTTACCTGTGTCCGGTAAGCATTTTGATACTCATTCTATCTTCTCCTGCAGGGCATGTCTCTGAACTTGGAGCCTGACAATGTTGGTGTTGTGGTGTTCGGTAATGACAAACTGATCAAGGAGGGAGATATTGTCAAGAGAACCGGAGCCATTGTGGATGTTCCTGTTGGGGAAGAACTGCTGGGCCGTGTAGTGGACGCTCTGGGAAATGCCATCGACGGAAAGGTTGGATAAACCTCTTGTGGATGATAAAACTGCTTTTGCTTTTGTATGATGGAAGTGGATCGTTGTTTTTAACAGGGTCCCCTGGGTTCTAAAACCCGAAGGCGTGTGGGTCTGAAGGCTCCTGGTATCATCCCCCGTATTTCTGTGAGGGAGCCTATGCAGACGGGTATCAAGGCTGTTGACAGTCTGGTGCCCATCGGTAGAGGCCAGCGTGAGCTGATCATCGGCGACAGGCAGACTGGGTGAGCGTCATGCTGTGACTTCTAGCTTGTAAACTTGAAAGgagtttttaaacaaaatttcTCCGTGCAGCAAAACCGCCATCGCTATTGACACGATCATCAACCAGAAGCGCTTCAACGAGGGAACtgatgagaagaagaagctgtacTGTATCTACGTGGCTATCGGCCAGAAGAGATCCACCGTGGCTCAGCTGGTGAAGAGGCTGACTGATGCCGATGCCATGAAGTACACCATCGTGGTGTCTGCCACCGCCTCCGATGCGGCTCCTCTGCAGTACCTGGCCCCCTACTCTGGCTGCTCCATGGGAGAGTACTTCAGAGACAACGGCAAGCATGCTCTGATCATCTATGATGATCTGTCCAAGCAGGTAGGAACTGGTGGCTGAGGAACCGTGAGAAGAGGAGGGTGTTTTGAAGTGGTGCTTGTTTTCCTGTGCAGGCTGT contains:
- the LOC128762362 gene encoding ATP synthase subunit alpha, mitochondrial-like, which gives rise to MLSVRVASALARALPRRAAFVSKTLPAACIGVNHLHTHRPWLQKTGTAEVSSILEEKILGADTSADLEETGRVLSIGDGIARVYGLRNVQAEEMVEFSSGLKGMSLNLEPDNVGVVVFGNDKLIKEGDIVKRTGAIVDVPVGEELLGRVVDALGNAIDGKGPLGSKTRRRVGLKAPGIIPRISVREPMQTGIKAVDSLVPIGRGQRELIIGDRQTGKTAIAIDTIINQKRFNEGTDEKKKLYCIYVAIGQKRSTVAQLVKRLTDADAMKYTIVVSATASDAAPLQYLAPYSGCSMGEYFRDNGKHALIIYDDLSKQAVAYRQMSLLLRRPPGREAYPGDVFYLHSRLLERAAKMNDNFGGGSLTALPVIETQAGDVSAYIPTNVISITDGQIFLETELFYKGIRPAINVGLSVSRVGSAAQTRAMKQVAGTMKLELAQYREVAAFAQFGSDLDAATQQLLNRGVRLTELLKQGQYSPMAIEEQVTVIYAGVRGHLDKMEPSKITKFEKAFLQHILSQHQDLLAAIKADGKISEASDAKLKQIVLNFLSSFE